A single Leptolyngbya ohadii IS1 DNA region contains:
- the rlmD gene encoding 23S rRNA (uracil(1939)-C(5))-methyltransferase RlmD: MSKLEDRQSHQEHQESRQDSHQDSHQQQWQQGQLLDLTISDLNHDGSGVGRWQGRVIFVPDTVPGDRLWVRLLRVKPTYAYGKLHEIIEPSEHRVRPGCIVADKCGGCQWQQIDYAYQLEAKRNLVIQDLERIGGFVQPPVNPVLAVSSALDYRNKATYPVQVSITSGKSPQAQRRTVQAGYFQKGSHHLINLNQCPIQDQRLNPFLAEIKRDIQAIGWSIYDETTHRGEIRHLGLRIGRRTGEVLLTIVARTGKLTNLNEQAQTWLDRYPDLKGVCLNVNPDRTNAIFGSETRCIAGEDFITEILADLQFRIQPTTFFQVNTEQAEALLQFIQRQLNFQGTEILVDAYCGIGTLTLPLARQVRQAIGIELQPEAIEQANANAALNQITNATFHIGKTEAILPQLDISPDVVLLDPPRKGCEASVIETLLQMQPDRIVYVSCNPSTLARDLKLLSSQYELTQVQPADFFPQTAHVEAAAFLKKLTPSPSPAS, from the coding sequence ATGAGCAAGCTAGAAGATCGGCAATCCCATCAGGAACATCAAGAATCCCGTCAGGACTCCCATCAGGACTCCCATCAGCAACAGTGGCAGCAGGGACAGCTGCTCGACCTCACCATTTCCGACCTCAACCACGATGGTTCCGGGGTGGGACGCTGGCAGGGACGGGTGATTTTTGTGCCGGATACGGTTCCGGGCGATCGTCTCTGGGTACGCTTACTGCGGGTGAAACCGACCTACGCCTACGGCAAGCTGCACGAAATCATTGAGCCGTCTGAACATCGGGTGCGTCCAGGCTGCATTGTGGCGGACAAGTGCGGCGGCTGTCAGTGGCAGCAGATTGACTATGCCTATCAGCTTGAGGCAAAGCGAAATCTGGTGATTCAAGACCTGGAGCGCATCGGCGGATTTGTGCAGCCTCCGGTCAATCCGGTTCTGGCAGTCAGTTCTGCCCTCGACTACCGCAACAAGGCAACCTATCCCGTTCAGGTGTCTATTACCTCCGGTAAATCTCCTCAAGCGCAGCGGCGCACCGTGCAGGCAGGCTATTTTCAGAAAGGTAGCCACCACTTGATTAACCTCAATCAGTGCCCGATCCAGGATCAGCGGCTCAATCCCTTTCTGGCTGAGATCAAGCGGGACATCCAGGCGATCGGCTGGTCAATCTACGACGAAACCACCCATCGGGGAGAAATACGCCATCTGGGACTGCGAATCGGACGGCGCACCGGAGAAGTATTGCTGACGATCGTGGCAAGAACGGGCAAGCTGACAAACCTCAATGAACAGGCACAAACCTGGCTCGATCGCTACCCCGACCTGAAGGGCGTTTGTCTGAACGTGAACCCCGATCGCACTAACGCTATTTTCGGCAGCGAAACCCGCTGCATCGCCGGAGAGGATTTTATTACGGAAATTCTTGCCGATCTTCAGTTCCGCATCCAGCCCACTACCTTTTTCCAGGTCAACACCGAACAGGCGGAAGCCCTCCTGCAATTCATCCAGCGGCAGCTCAACTTCCAGGGCACCGAAATCCTCGTGGATGCCTACTGTGGCATTGGCACCCTGACCCTCCCCCTCGCTAGGCAAGTCCGACAGGCGATCGGCATCGAACTTCAGCCAGAAGCGATCGAGCAAGCCAACGCCAACGCTGCCCTGAACCAAATCACCAACGCCACCTTCCACATCGGCAAAACCGAAGCCATTCTGCCCCAGCTTGATATCAGCCCAGACGTTGTCCTACTCGACCCCCCGCGCAAAGGCTGCGAAGCTTCCGTGATCGAAACCCTGCTCCAGATGCAACCCGATCGCATTGTCTACGTGAGCTGCAACCCCTCTACCCTCGCCCGCGATCTCAAACTCCTCAGTTCCCAGTACGAACTAACCCAGGTACAGCCGGCAGATTTCTTTCCCCAAACGGCTCATGTGGAGGCAGCAGCTTTTTTGAAGAAACTTACCCCTTCGCCCTCCCCAGCGTCGTAA
- a CDS encoding glycosyltransferase family 9 protein — protein sequence MRVVALVPGGVGDQILFFPTLDDLKRNYPDAEIDVVVEPRSKSVYRLSKSVSDVIPFDFKDRNSPADWANLLGIMRDRDYEAVLTLNRGWGTGLLLWLSGIETRVGFDNSGGSGFLTNKVPFKNDQYAARKYHDLLQGFGISSPCPPPSITVPRSELDWAEMEQKRLGVSSYVMIYPGSSPSGSYPVESWQRIVQDFLQKQPDLTLVVAQDENNSELVAQLTQACPTLKVTKPGDIGRLAAMIAGATLMICPESDAMQLAIALQVFTLAMFGSNDPAKLLPQSDKFLGIQSPTGKLADITPDQVLTKVWGG from the coding sequence ATGCGAGTAGTAGCTCTTGTCCCTGGCGGGGTTGGCGACCAAATCCTGTTTTTTCCGACCCTGGACGATCTAAAGCGCAATTATCCCGATGCTGAGATCGATGTTGTGGTAGAACCGCGATCGAAGTCCGTTTATCGGCTGTCGAAGTCGGTCAGCGATGTGATTCCCTTTGACTTTAAAGATCGAAACAGTCCCGCAGATTGGGCAAACCTCCTGGGCATTATGCGCGATCGCGACTATGAAGCTGTCCTGACGCTAAATCGGGGCTGGGGCACAGGCTTACTGCTCTGGCTAAGCGGAATTGAGACTCGCGTGGGATTCGACAACAGCGGCGGCAGCGGCTTTCTTACAAACAAAGTGCCGTTTAAGAACGATCAGTATGCGGCGAGAAAGTATCACGACCTGCTTCAGGGATTTGGCATCAGCTCTCCCTGTCCGCCTCCCAGCATTACCGTTCCTAGAAGCGAGCTGGACTGGGCAGAGATGGAGCAAAAGCGGCTGGGCGTCAGCAGCTATGTGATGATCTATCCTGGCTCCAGCCCAAGTGGATCATATCCGGTGGAAAGCTGGCAGCGCATTGTTCAGGACTTCCTGCAAAAGCAGCCCGATCTAACGCTCGTCGTTGCTCAGGACGAAAATAACAGCGAACTTGTCGCCCAACTCACCCAGGCTTGTCCTACGCTAAAGGTCACGAAACCCGGAGACATTGGCAGACTCGCCGCTATGATTGCCGGAGCCACGCTGATGATCTGCCCCGAAAGTGACGCAATGCAGTTGGCGATCGCGCTTCAGGTGTTCACGCTGGCAATGTTTGGGTCGAATGATCCGGCTAAGCTACTGCCGCAGAGCGATAAGTTTTTGGGCATTCAGTCGCCGACGGGCAAGCTGGCAGATATTACGCCAGATCAGGTGTTAACGAAGGTTTGGGGCGGCTAA
- a CDS encoding HisA/HisF-related TIM barrel protein: MPRQSGRIVIGATSETIGFTPGNTPAGLQTLLNAAIDWQKIWMLPNTAGCQTAEEAIRVARLGREMAKLLGQEDNNFVKLEVIPDSKYLLPDPIGTLEAAEQLVKEGFAVLPYINADPLLAKRLEEAGCATVMPLGSPIGSGQGIRNTANIQIIIENAKIPVVVDAGIGTPSEAAQAMEMGASALLINTAIAQAENPPLMAQAMRFGAEAGRMAYLAGRIPVKAFASASSPLSGRITE; this comes from the coding sequence GTGCCGCGCCAGAGCGGACGAATCGTAATCGGAGCAACCAGCGAGACGATCGGCTTCACCCCCGGCAACACCCCTGCCGGACTGCAAACCCTGCTCAATGCCGCGATCGACTGGCAAAAGATCTGGATGTTGCCCAATACGGCAGGCTGTCAGACCGCAGAGGAGGCGATTCGTGTGGCACGACTGGGTCGCGAGATGGCAAAGCTGCTGGGTCAGGAGGACAATAATTTCGTCAAGCTGGAAGTGATTCCCGATTCCAAATACCTGCTGCCCGACCCGATCGGCACGCTGGAAGCCGCAGAACAGCTGGTGAAAGAAGGCTTTGCGGTTTTGCCCTACATCAACGCCGACCCGCTGCTGGCAAAACGTCTGGAAGAAGCAGGCTGCGCCACCGTGATGCCCCTGGGTTCCCCGATCGGTTCTGGACAGGGGATTCGCAATACGGCAAATATCCAGATCATTATCGAGAACGCTAAGATTCCCGTCGTTGTGGATGCCGGGATCGGGACGCCCAGCGAAGCGGCTCAGGCAATGGAAATGGGAGCTTCTGCTCTGCTGATTAATACGGCGATCGCCCAGGCAGAAAATCCGCCTCTGATGGCACAGGCAATGCGGTTTGGCGCAGAGGCAGGACGCATGGCATATTTGGCGGGACGAATCCCAGTGAAGGCTTTTGCAAGTGCCAGTTCACCGTTGAGCGGCAGAATCACCGAGTAG
- the thiO gene encoding glycine oxidase ThiO, translating into MNSTSDILIIGGGVIGLAIAIELKLRGSTVTVLSRDFGEAASHAAAGMLAPSAEAIADAPMRELCLRSLRLYPDWISKLESFTDRTAGYWASGILAPVTEPTDSQNPPVLEGLPAHWLDRNAVHLAQPGLSDQVIGGWWYPEEGQVDNRALAQTLRSVAETIGVEIQEGVTVTEIVQQQGKVAKLRSNLGDRTAEHYILATGAWSQSIIPVPVQPCKGQMVAVQVPPSISPLPLQRVLYGEKAYIVPRQSGRIVIGATSETIGFTPGNTPAGLQTLLNAAIDLYPTLKDFPIQECWWGFRPATPDEMPILGDSLCANLTLATGAWSQSRFRPASLPFPFSEFYMERKPTLCRARADES; encoded by the coding sequence ATGAATTCAACGTCTGACATTTTAATTATCGGCGGCGGTGTCATCGGACTCGCGATCGCGATCGAACTCAAGTTGAGGGGGTCAACCGTAACCGTCCTCAGTCGAGATTTTGGCGAAGCCGCAAGCCATGCCGCTGCCGGAATGCTGGCTCCCAGCGCCGAAGCCATTGCCGATGCTCCCATGCGCGAACTTTGCCTGCGAAGCCTGCGCCTCTACCCGGACTGGATCAGCAAACTGGAATCCTTCACCGATCGCACAGCGGGCTACTGGGCTTCCGGCATTCTCGCCCCCGTCACCGAACCCACCGATTCCCAAAATCCGCCCGTGCTGGAAGGACTACCTGCCCACTGGCTCGATCGCAATGCAGTTCATCTGGCACAGCCTGGACTCAGCGATCAGGTAATCGGCGGCTGGTGGTATCCCGAAGAGGGTCAGGTTGATAATCGTGCTCTAGCCCAAACCCTGCGATCGGTGGCAGAAACGATCGGCGTAGAGATTCAGGAAGGCGTGACCGTCACAGAAATCGTGCAGCAGCAGGGCAAAGTCGCTAAACTGCGATCGAATCTGGGCGATCGAACTGCTGAGCATTACATTCTGGCAACCGGAGCCTGGTCGCAGTCCATTATTCCCGTTCCGGTGCAGCCCTGCAAAGGTCAGATGGTCGCAGTCCAGGTTCCGCCCAGCATCTCTCCCCTTCCCCTTCAGCGAGTTTTATATGGAGAGAAAGCCTACATTGTGCCGCGCCAGAGCGGACGAATCGTAATCGGAGCAACCAGCGAGACGATCGGCTTCACCCCCGGCAACACCCCTGCCGGACTGCAAACCCTGCTCAATGCCGCGATCGACCTTTACCCCACGCTCAAAGACTTTCCGATCCAGGAATGCTGGTGGGGCTTCCGTCCTGCCACCCCCGACGAAATGCCCATCCTCGGCGATAGCCTCTGTGCCAACCTCACCCTGGCAACCGGAGCCTGGTCGCAGTCCAGGTTCCGCCCAGCATCTCTCCCCTTCCCCTTCAGCGAGTTTTATATGGAGAGAAAGCCTACATTGTGCCGCGCCAGAGCGGACGAATCGTAA